The following are encoded in a window of Tessaracoccus flavescens genomic DNA:
- a CDS encoding YbjN domain-containing protein yields the protein MASNRVTPLTHERVLATLDRMGAGYTVDSDGDLLSIWDGNAFYIYLLGEGDILQVLGSWGRIVPNTEFEKILLGANDVHASRLYPHISVEQGDGGLRVSTRHPGDFQHGATDDQLTLHITNALSSALAYFNELDAQYPNAEPAAYNR from the coding sequence ATGGCCTCGAACCGCGTCACACCCCTCACCCACGAGCGCGTGCTCGCCACGCTTGACCGCATGGGCGCCGGCTACACCGTCGACAGCGACGGCGACCTCCTCTCCATCTGGGACGGCAACGCGTTCTACATCTACCTCCTGGGAGAGGGCGACATCCTGCAGGTCCTCGGCTCGTGGGGCCGGATCGTGCCCAACACCGAGTTCGAGAAGATCCTGCTCGGAGCCAACGACGTCCACGCCAGCCGGCTCTATCCGCACATCTCCGTCGAACAGGGCGACGGCGGGCTGCGCGTCTCCACCAGGCACCCCGGCGACTTCCAGCACGGAGCGACAGACGACCAGCTCACCCTGCACATCACCAACGCCCTGTCCTCGGCGCTCGCCTACTTCAACGAGCTCGACGCGCAGTATCCGAACGCAGAGCCCGCGGCCTACAACCGGTAG
- a CDS encoding LURP-one-related/scramblase family protein, translated as MDEQPYPTSILDHDVLVLQQITSFMANDFEILDANGGVVGQFAGLDSGMSRFLAGPRVFALYEADGSPLLGLNDVHNWGMDTYELSDPVGNPVGTVRQKLTFFRTVVEAQSVDGTLLSFEGGFFDYDYQILDNGFEVARVTKEWAGFSRAFMGHSRYVLSIDPRVNRPSRLLILGTAVALDLIRMKGSGSST; from the coding sequence ATGGATGAACAGCCATATCCGACCAGCATCCTCGACCACGACGTCCTCGTGCTGCAGCAGATCACCTCGTTCATGGCCAACGACTTCGAGATCCTCGACGCCAACGGCGGCGTCGTCGGGCAGTTCGCGGGCCTGGACTCCGGGATGTCGCGGTTCCTCGCCGGCCCGCGCGTGTTCGCACTCTACGAGGCCGACGGCTCGCCCCTGCTCGGGCTCAACGACGTGCACAACTGGGGCATGGACACCTACGAGCTGAGCGACCCGGTCGGCAACCCCGTCGGCACCGTCAGGCAGAAGCTGACGTTCTTCCGCACCGTCGTGGAGGCGCAGAGCGTCGACGGAACCCTGCTCAGCTTCGAGGGCGGGTTCTTCGACTACGACTACCAGATCCTCGACAACGGCTTCGAGGTCGCTCGCGTCACCAAGGAGTGGGCCGGGTTCAGCCGGGCGTTCATGGGGCACAGCCGCTACGTGCTGTCGATCGACCCGCGGGTCAACAGGCCGAGCCGGCTGCTCATCCTCGGCACCGCGGTCGCGCTCGACCTGATCCGGATGAAGGGCAGCGGCAGCAGCACCTGA
- a CDS encoding transposase, with amino-acid sequence MRWRTGPVDTSTFNRALAIVRASRVTQQCQQDMTAHRGRKRSYTYEALFTVLQIAALEGFGELLLSDAAQVVVRLTPAQREVLGIERLWSYALIEQAVTELSTAMKERIDEGTGEVTDARLGMGLAEFMTSLASDFIPPQIAQTDAQAVDSTDYEAHARRRSWKHLMKADIPEDSLPELDALEGDAPKNEPGWPLQGADGRHQHTVDPDARDGYRAGKNRNRKGVFCGWDLHLSVDVPEVGGQARPGLIRGASLFPAGTYKAEGGLALIDAMIAADRKPTTVLVDRGYTYLDTEQWAREVWSRGVEQVLDLHKNQRTRRPGPIPGTVFVDGGLYKDTLPADLRTLGGYALGMSAEAKALLAEQYDRRKYHAFTPMGAPNYERGTQRYRDPVLSGTMRCANHSKSMRLDPSRYPTTQCVRGTSCSCGTTVTLGPDDLLNLRQRLLYGTTKWKASYGRRSAVESTNACVKTHHARLMRHSTRVRGTERNGILLSFILAAVNASLLMTRYGYDVGTPPQIADDALIEPLPQARPTKALHRQRKFTRPRRAQAPPGSERTGPTTTPWVTVKRTAKSPGKRSVQTK; translated from the coding sequence ATGAGGTGGCGTACCGGACCCGTCGACACCTCGACGTTCAATCGCGCGCTGGCCATCGTCCGAGCCTCGCGGGTGACCCAGCAGTGCCAACAGGACATGACCGCTCACCGAGGACGCAAGCGGTCCTACACCTATGAGGCCCTCTTCACCGTGCTCCAGATCGCGGCCCTCGAAGGTTTCGGGGAACTCCTGCTCTCTGATGCCGCGCAGGTGGTCGTTCGACTCACCCCGGCTCAACGGGAGGTGCTCGGGATCGAACGATTGTGGTCCTACGCCCTTATCGAGCAGGCGGTTACCGAACTGAGCACTGCCATGAAGGAACGCATCGACGAGGGGACGGGCGAAGTCACCGACGCCCGCTTGGGGATGGGTCTGGCGGAGTTCATGACCTCCCTGGCCAGCGACTTCATCCCGCCCCAGATCGCCCAGACTGACGCTCAGGCTGTGGACTCCACCGACTACGAGGCCCATGCCCGGAGACGGTCGTGGAAGCATCTCATGAAGGCCGACATCCCCGAAGACTCCCTGCCCGAGTTGGACGCGCTGGAAGGCGACGCACCCAAGAACGAGCCGGGCTGGCCCCTTCAAGGTGCTGACGGGCGGCATCAGCACACCGTCGACCCCGACGCCCGTGACGGATACCGGGCAGGGAAGAACCGGAACCGCAAGGGTGTCTTCTGCGGGTGGGACCTGCACCTCTCGGTGGATGTTCCCGAGGTCGGCGGGCAGGCTAGACCGGGACTGATCCGGGGCGCATCCCTCTTCCCTGCTGGCACCTACAAGGCGGAGGGTGGGCTGGCGCTCATCGACGCCATGATCGCTGCCGACCGCAAACCCACCACGGTCCTGGTCGACCGTGGATACACCTACCTCGACACCGAGCAGTGGGCACGCGAGGTGTGGTCCCGGGGCGTCGAGCAGGTCCTTGATCTCCACAAGAACCAGCGCACCCGGAGGCCAGGCCCCATTCCCGGCACGGTCTTCGTGGACGGTGGCCTGTACAAGGACACCCTGCCCGCTGACCTGCGGACCTTGGGCGGCTATGCACTCGGCATGAGCGCCGAAGCCAAGGCACTCTTGGCCGAGCAGTACGACCGGCGCAAGTACCACGCCTTCACTCCCATGGGAGCGCCGAACTACGAGCGGGGCACACAGCGTTACCGAGACCCCGTGCTCTCAGGCACGATGCGTTGCGCCAACCACTCCAAGTCGATGCGTCTCGATCCCTCCCGCTATCCGACGACGCAATGTGTCAGGGGAACCTCCTGTTCGTGCGGCACGACGGTGACGCTCGGTCCCGACGACCTGCTCAACCTCCGTCAGCGGCTGCTCTACGGCACCACGAAGTGGAAGGCGTCCTACGGTCGCCGCTCCGCCGTGGAGTCGACCAACGCCTGCGTCAAGACGCACCACGCCCGACTGATGCGACACTCGACCCGTGTGCGGGGCACTGAGCGCAACGGCATCCTGCTGTCGTTCATCCTCGCTGCGGTCAACGCCTCCTTGCTGATGACGCGCTATGGCTACGACGTGGGCACTCCGCCCCAGATCGCAGATGACGCCCTGATCGAGCCCCTGCCTCAGGCACGGCCCACCAAGGCGCTGCACCGCCAACGCAAGTTCACCAGGCCGCGACGCGCTCAGGCACCACCCGGTTCTGAGCGCACCGGGCCCACGACGACGCCCTGGGTCACGGTGAAGCGGACAGCCAAGTCCCCCGGCAAGAGAAGCGTCCAGACGAAGTAG
- a CDS encoding type IV toxin-antitoxin system AbiEi family antitoxin domain-containing protein — translation MNERLRAAGVPNLTQLLRDLLGDSTEFPTYKAVQAVQRDHPHVTPKQVQDAITRLVARGELRTVRRGIYQPTDTMRGRRPR, via the coding sequence ATGAACGAGCGCCTCCGGGCAGCGGGAGTCCCGAACCTCACCCAACTGCTCCGCGACCTCCTGGGGGACAGCACCGAGTTCCCAACCTACAAAGCCGTCCAGGCTGTCCAGCGAGACCACCCTCACGTGACCCCCAAGCAGGTCCAGGACGCCATCACCCGGCTCGTGGCGCGCGGCGAACTGCGCACGGTGCGACGGGGCATCTACCAGCCCACCGACACGATGCGGGGGCGTCGGCCCCGATGA
- a CDS encoding site-specific integrase: protein MSERGEWLSPEEVEARRPKLRTLQETYDRFLAQRPRPLALSTLTAYEQDWRLRIVPHWGAERDVKTITHDDVWQWRQGPLGAERRRDRSTLALFSELLAKAAHWGWIDKNPAAGVGIPRQTKAMEQRHVFDLDDVRCYLQAAEPQHVAMLATVALGGLRSGEVRGLRRMDLDLEGRRILVRQAIEHGKDGDAYRVGVKVPKTSACIRSLPMSSTLVTILQDHLALHPRSPEQLVFTVADGKPMGPAA, encoded by the coding sequence TTGAGTGAGAGAGGGGAGTGGCTTTCCCCCGAGGAAGTCGAGGCCCGACGGCCGAAGCTGCGAACGCTTCAGGAGACCTATGACCGGTTCCTGGCCCAGCGCCCGCGGCCGCTGGCCCTGTCCACGCTTACCGCGTATGAGCAGGACTGGCGGCTGCGGATCGTTCCCCACTGGGGCGCCGAGCGTGACGTGAAGACCATCACCCACGACGACGTGTGGCAATGGCGCCAGGGCCCGCTGGGTGCTGAGCGACGCCGTGATCGGTCGACGTTGGCCTTGTTCAGCGAGTTGCTGGCGAAGGCGGCGCATTGGGGATGGATCGACAAGAACCCCGCCGCCGGCGTGGGCATCCCGCGACAGACGAAGGCGATGGAGCAGCGTCACGTGTTCGACCTGGACGATGTACGATGCTATCTGCAGGCCGCCGAACCCCAGCACGTGGCGATGTTGGCCACGGTGGCATTGGGCGGGTTGAGATCGGGTGAAGTCCGAGGTCTGCGGCGGATGGACCTCGACCTCGAGGGGCGGCGGATCCTCGTGCGCCAGGCGATCGAGCATGGCAAGGACGGCGATGCCTACCGCGTGGGTGTGAAGGTTCCCAAGACGTCGGCCTGCATCCGCTCGCTGCCCATGTCGTCCACCTTGGTGACGATCCTGCAGGATCACCTGGCGCTGCATCCACGGTCGCCGGAGCAGCTCGTGTTCACCGTCGCGGATGGCAAGCCGATGGGGCCGGCGGCATAA
- a CDS encoding tyrosine-type recombinase/integrase, whose amino-acid sequence MPKEDHITLHDLRASYAAWLFSEGYTIAEVMLLLGWSDSRMALEVYSRVFPRRVESVGPKQDEALKGLTVVVA is encoded by the coding sequence GTGCCGAAGGAGGACCACATCACGCTGCACGATCTGCGTGCTTCGTACGCCGCGTGGCTCTTCAGCGAGGGATACACGATCGCGGAAGTCATGCTGCTGCTGGGGTGGAGCGACTCGCGGATGGCGCTTGAGGTCTATAGCCGCGTCTTTCCACGACGAGTCGAGAGCGTCGGCCCCAAGCAGGATGAAGCCCTCAAGGGCCTTACAGTGGTCGTGGCCTGA
- a CDS encoding ATP-binding protein, which yields MDLLLPRKTVAVGRDLLSAFPAVVIQGSRQVGKSTLARQLVEGRNAVVVTLDDRRTRDAAVADETAFVEQCPDGILVIDEVQREPELLLAIKASIDRNRQPGRFLLTGSADLLTVKGRTDSLAGRAATLRLRGLSQGELAGHPEDFVTSLRVRTQPHRFSTPWTRGNYVAAIAQGGYPDTRGLRPQLRHAWLDSYLDRVLERDATLLPSGGQTRRLRSVMSLLAANQGGELVKARIADGADIPPNTITAYLDVLRSLYLVDELPPWTPNLTKREIGRQKAFVSDSALALRLNRQTEQQLLPLTSDSIGGLFEAFIASELLKQQSWSESDYQMFHFRDRDGVEVDLVLELDDGRIIAIEVKASSTYRAEHFAGLRFLKEKLGDRFLAGVVVGMSDTGYQFANRLYGLPAAALWQSTT from the coding sequence ATGGACCTTCTCCTCCCGCGCAAGACCGTCGCAGTCGGCCGCGACCTGCTGTCAGCGTTCCCGGCAGTGGTCATCCAAGGCTCCCGCCAGGTCGGCAAGAGCACGCTTGCCCGGCAGCTGGTCGAGGGACGCAACGCCGTCGTGGTCACACTCGATGATCGGCGCACCCGAGACGCCGCCGTCGCCGACGAGACCGCGTTCGTTGAGCAATGCCCCGACGGAATACTGGTCATCGACGAGGTGCAACGCGAACCCGAACTCTTGCTCGCGATCAAAGCCAGCATTGACCGCAACCGGCAGCCCGGCCGGTTCCTACTCACCGGATCGGCCGACCTGCTCACGGTCAAAGGTCGCACCGACAGCCTGGCCGGCCGGGCAGCCACCCTCCGCCTGCGCGGATTGAGCCAGGGAGAACTGGCCGGCCACCCGGAAGACTTCGTCACCTCCCTCCGGGTCCGGACACAACCCCATCGGTTCTCCACCCCATGGACCCGGGGCAACTACGTCGCAGCCATCGCCCAGGGCGGCTACCCCGACACCCGCGGACTCCGCCCGCAGCTACGACACGCCTGGCTCGACAGCTACCTCGACCGCGTCCTGGAACGTGACGCGACACTGCTTCCATCCGGCGGCCAGACCCGACGGTTGCGCTCAGTGATGTCGCTGCTGGCCGCGAATCAAGGCGGAGAACTGGTCAAGGCCCGCATCGCCGACGGTGCCGACATCCCTCCCAACACCATCACCGCCTACCTCGACGTCCTGCGCTCGCTGTACCTGGTCGATGAACTTCCCCCATGGACTCCCAACCTGACCAAACGCGAGATAGGTCGACAGAAAGCGTTCGTCAGCGACTCGGCGCTCGCCCTCCGGCTGAATCGGCAGACCGAGCAACAACTCCTGCCACTCACCTCGGACTCCATCGGGGGCCTCTTCGAAGCGTTCATCGCCAGCGAGCTGCTCAAACAACAATCCTGGAGTGAAAGCGACTACCAAATGTTCCACTTCCGCGATCGCGACGGCGTAGAAGTGGACCTCGTCCTAGAACTCGACGACGGACGGATCATCGCCATCGAAGTCAAGGCCTCCTCGACCTATCGGGCGGAACACTTCGCAGGCCTGCGATTCCTCAAGGAAAAACTCGGCGACCGGTTCCTTGCAGGCGTCGTCGTCGGCATGTCGGACACCGGCTACCAGTTCGCCAACCGCCTCTACGGACTCCCCGCAGCCGCACTCTGGCAGTCGACCACCTGA
- a CDS encoding helix-turn-helix domain-containing protein, with translation MSTRNTSAPTPKAGARRWASLNEAAEYLRAHPKTLARRFSDGLLIRYRVGRRVMVDLDELDELVVASAGGLKTLTG, from the coding sequence ATGAGCACTCGTAACACCTCAGCCCCTACACCGAAGGCGGGCGCGCGACGGTGGGCCTCCCTGAATGAAGCTGCTGAGTACCTTCGTGCTCATCCCAAGACCTTGGCCCGACGCTTCAGCGACGGTTTGTTGATTCGGTACCGGGTGGGACGCCGGGTGATGGTCGACTTGGATGAATTGGACGAGCTCGTGGTCGCGAGCGCTGGCGGCCTCAAGACACTGACCGGTTGA
- a CDS encoding type IV toxin-antitoxin system AbiEi family antitoxin domain-containing protein encodes MAPLTPATARQQGMSRSTLHRAARDGKLERIARGIYLPADANTADWEWIEAASRRPEATICLTSALALHDLTDEIPATLNVAIHREARIPAGTSAISWHRFHTATFDLGRKEVPIPGTDQTIGLYTPERSIVDAFRLRGTIGYELPLEALKEWLRRGGEPNRLIALARQLPRSQGPLIAALETLT; translated from the coding sequence ATGGCACCACTCACACCCGCCACCGCGCGGCAGCAGGGGATGTCCCGAAGCACCCTCCACCGTGCCGCCCGCGACGGCAAACTGGAACGCATCGCACGTGGAATCTACCTGCCCGCCGACGCCAACACCGCGGACTGGGAATGGATCGAAGCCGCCAGCCGGCGCCCAGAAGCCACGATCTGTCTGACCTCTGCCTTGGCCCTCCATGACCTCACCGACGAAATCCCCGCCACGCTTAATGTGGCCATCCACCGAGAAGCACGCATCCCAGCTGGCACCTCAGCAATCAGCTGGCACCGCTTCCACACGGCAACCTTCGATCTGGGACGCAAAGAGGTCCCCATCCCCGGCACTGACCAGACGATCGGGCTCTACACCCCCGAGCGATCCATCGTCGACGCTTTCCGGCTGAGGGGCACGATCGGTTACGAACTCCCTCTCGAGGCCCTCAAAGAGTGGCTCCGCCGCGGAGGCGAGCCCAACCGCCTCATCGCACTCGCGAGGCAACTCCCCCGCTCGCAGGGTCCCCTCATCGCGGCCTTGGAGACGCTGACATGA
- a CDS encoding IS481 family transposase, with the protein MSHTNAVLTPTGRLRLARLVVDDGWVLRRAAERFGVSVTTARRWSERYRLHGRAGMVDRSSRPRSNPNQLPQRTERRIVGLRVTHRWGPARIAYRLGLNPSTVHKVLRRYGCPPLRWVDPATGCRIKTSRADKRHYQHPAPGDLVHVDIKKLGRIPDGGGHRALGRAGGVRNKVATEANRRPGYAFLHNAVDDHSRLAYSEILTDERKDTAAGFWKRANAWFNSMGITVNRVLTDNGSCCRSNAFKTALGEDISHKRTRPYRPQTNGKVERFNRTMLEEWAYARPYKSETERVEAFPEWLHHYNHHRGHTSLKGQPPAARVPNLSGQNS; encoded by the coding sequence ATGTCCCACACTAACGCTGTCTTGACTCCGACGGGTCGTCTCCGTCTCGCCAGGCTCGTGGTCGACGACGGCTGGGTCCTGCGACGGGCGGCTGAACGCTTCGGTGTCTCGGTCACCACCGCCCGTCGTTGGTCCGAGCGCTACCGCCTCCACGGCCGCGCCGGGATGGTCGACAGGTCATCGCGGCCCCGTTCCAACCCCAACCAGCTGCCGCAGCGCACCGAACGACGCATCGTGGGGTTGCGGGTCACCCACCGGTGGGGGCCGGCGCGGATCGCCTACCGGCTCGGCCTGAACCCGTCGACCGTGCACAAGGTCTTGCGCCGCTACGGTTGTCCACCGTTGCGTTGGGTCGACCCGGCAACTGGATGCCGGATCAAGACCTCACGAGCAGACAAACGCCACTACCAGCATCCGGCCCCGGGCGATCTGGTCCATGTCGACATCAAGAAGTTGGGACGGATCCCAGACGGTGGCGGCCACCGCGCTCTGGGCCGCGCTGGCGGGGTCCGCAACAAGGTCGCTACCGAAGCGAACCGCCGGCCCGGCTACGCCTTCCTCCACAACGCCGTTGATGACCATTCCAGACTCGCCTACAGTGAGATCCTCACCGATGAGCGCAAGGACACCGCCGCAGGGTTCTGGAAGCGAGCCAACGCCTGGTTCAACTCCATGGGAATCACCGTTAATCGAGTCCTGACCGACAACGGCTCCTGCTGCCGCTCAAACGCCTTCAAGACCGCTCTCGGTGAGGACATCAGCCACAAACGCACTCGACCGTATCGGCCACAGACCAACGGTAAGGTCGAACGGTTCAACCGCACCATGCTCGAGGAATGGGCCTACGCCCGGCCCTACAAGTCAGAAACCGAACGCGTCGAGGCCTTCCCCGAGTGGCTGCACCATTACAATCACCACCGAGGCCACACCTCACTCAAGGGCCAACCGCCAGCCGCGCGTGTGCCCAACCTCTCCGGGCAGAACAGCTAG
- a CDS encoding IS256 family transposase: MSMIDKQSRDERRRAQRAGVEALEASGALDDLYARIDVGEVQFDGRDGLIQQLIKAGLERGLQAELSEHLGYDKGDPDAAAFPNSRNGSSAKTVATSVGDVDLAIPRDRDGTFTPMLVPKGSRRVGGLDDMIVSLYAGGMTVRDIEHHLVSTVGTEISRETISKITDEVADEVLAWQQRPLDSFYPVIYLDAIMVKIRDGAHVRNKAAHIAVGVDMDGIKHVLGIWIQATEGARFWAGVCAQLANRGVKDVLIVCVDGLSGFPEAVEATWPESTVQTCVVHLIRAAMRFVSYKDRKAMAAALKPIYQAVDADAARAALDAFAASELGKANPHSIRVFEDAWTKFVPFLAFPPMLRRVIYTTNAIESLNYQLRKVTKNRGHFPSDDAAVKLLWLAICNIEDKRARDRAKERGRGRGEKRVAEGRLVEGQITTNWKQALAQLAIAYPDRINPYL, translated from the coding sequence ATGTCCATGATTGATAAGCAGTCTCGTGATGAACGGCGCCGTGCTCAGAGGGCGGGCGTGGAGGCGTTGGAGGCCTCTGGAGCGTTGGATGATCTCTATGCCCGTATCGATGTCGGCGAGGTCCAGTTCGATGGCAGGGATGGCCTGATCCAGCAGTTGATCAAGGCCGGCCTTGAACGCGGACTCCAGGCCGAACTGAGCGAGCACCTCGGATACGACAAGGGCGATCCCGATGCGGCGGCGTTCCCGAACTCACGTAACGGCTCCTCAGCCAAGACGGTGGCCACCAGCGTCGGTGACGTGGATCTGGCGATCCCCAGGGACCGTGACGGGACCTTCACCCCGATGCTGGTCCCGAAGGGCTCCCGCCGGGTCGGCGGGTTGGATGACATGATCGTGTCCCTTTATGCGGGCGGGATGACGGTTCGCGATATCGAGCATCATCTGGTCTCCACGGTCGGCACTGAGATCAGCCGGGAGACGATCTCCAAGATCACTGACGAGGTCGCCGATGAGGTCCTGGCCTGGCAGCAGCGCCCGTTGGACTCGTTCTATCCGGTGATCTACCTCGACGCGATCATGGTGAAGATCCGCGACGGGGCCCATGTCCGGAACAAGGCCGCCCATATCGCTGTCGGGGTCGACATGGACGGCATCAAGCACGTGTTGGGGATCTGGATCCAGGCCACCGAGGGTGCCCGTTTCTGGGCCGGGGTCTGCGCGCAGCTCGCGAACCGGGGCGTCAAGGACGTGCTGATCGTGTGTGTCGATGGGCTCAGCGGGTTCCCCGAAGCGGTCGAGGCCACCTGGCCCGAATCGACGGTCCAGACCTGCGTGGTCCACCTGATCCGCGCGGCGATGCGGTTCGTGTCCTACAAGGACCGCAAGGCCATGGCGGCGGCGTTGAAGCCGATCTACCAGGCCGTCGACGCGGACGCCGCCAGAGCCGCTCTGGACGCGTTCGCGGCCTCGGAGCTTGGGAAGGCGAATCCCCACTCGATCCGCGTGTTCGAGGATGCCTGGACGAAGTTCGTGCCGTTCCTGGCGTTCCCGCCGATGCTGCGTCGCGTGATCTACACCACCAACGCGATCGAGTCGTTGAACTACCAACTGCGCAAGGTCACCAAGAACCGGGGCCACTTCCCCTCCGACGATGCCGCGGTCAAACTCCTCTGGCTGGCGATCTGCAACATCGAGGACAAGAGGGCACGTGACCGGGCCAAGGAACGCGGCCGAGGCCGAGGCGAGAAACGCGTCGCCGAGGGACGCCTCGTCGAAGGACAAATCACCACGAACTGGAAACAGGCCCTGGCCCAACTCGCCATCGCTTACCCCGACCGCATCAACCCCTACCTCTAA
- a CDS encoding sulfatase/phosphatase domain-containing protein, with translation MEVLSDLGLRENTAVLFVSDHGDMMGDPHFYRRTVGYEGSARVPFLVRLPGGRAVRPRVDEVVELRDIMPTVLDIAGVPIPAGVDGVSVLPLMQDAEVTWRSEIHGEHVAEVLSNQSMHWVTDGRRKFIWFSGSGMEQFFDLDGDPTESRNLIHQPDRFEEVAGWRNRLVAHLDGWEEGFVSDGRLVADRPVQTEMSWVRALLG, from the coding sequence ATGGAGGTGCTGAGCGATCTCGGACTCCGCGAGAACACGGCGGTGCTCTTCGTCTCCGACCACGGCGACATGATGGGCGACCCCCATTTCTACCGCAGGACGGTCGGGTACGAGGGCAGCGCCCGCGTGCCGTTCCTCGTCCGCCTGCCCGGGGGCCGAGCGGTTCGTCCGAGGGTGGATGAGGTGGTCGAGTTACGAGACATCATGCCCACGGTCCTCGACATCGCTGGGGTGCCCATCCCTGCAGGCGTTGACGGCGTCAGCGTGCTGCCGCTGATGCAGGACGCAGAAGTGACGTGGCGCTCGGAAATCCACGGTGAACACGTCGCGGAGGTCTTAAGCAACCAGTCGATGCATTGGGTCACAGACGGCAGGAGGAAGTTCATCTGGTTCTCCGGCTCCGGCATGGAGCAGTTCTTCGACCTGGACGGCGATCCCACGGAATCGCGGAACCTGATCCACCAGCCGGACCGGTTCGAAGAGGTCGCGGGCTGGAGGAACAGGCTCGTGGCGCATCTGGATGGCTGGGAGGAGGGGTTCGTCAGCGACGGCAGACTCGTCGCCGACCGGCCGGTCCAGACCGAGATGTCGTGGGTCCGGGCACTGCTGGGCTGA